One Primulina huaijiensis isolate GDHJ02 chromosome 8, ASM1229523v2, whole genome shotgun sequence genomic region harbors:
- the LOC140983377 gene encoding protein DETOXIFICATION 49-like, with protein MCKQATPNNPPTMKANSSNDQQANNNDVDLPHSSTKTQETDMFTCLIPKNPTLHQPPTIEPQKPNNIHLSLVVQESLSIAKIALPMILTGLLLYSRSMISMLFLGRLGDLALAGGSLAVGFANITGYSILSGLAMGMEPICGQAFGAKKYKILGLSLQRTLLLLFFASLPISILWLNMKKILLLCGQDEAIATRAQEYLFYSLPDLFAQALLHPLRIYLRTQSITMPLTFCAAISVLLHVPINYLLVSKLSLGLKGVALSGVWTNINLVLLLLVYILFSGVYKRTWGGLSIECFKGWKPLLNLAIPSCISVCLEWWWYEIMILLCGLLLNPKATVASMGILIQTTALIYIFPSSLSFSVSTRVGNEIGARRPEKAKFAAVVGLSGSFILGFSALFFVVSIRNIWARMFTQDKEIIALTSLVLPIIGLCELGNCPQTTGCGVLRGTARPKVGANINLGCFYLVGMPVAVGLAFYCKLDFEGLWFGLLAAQASCMVTMMIVLLRTDWEMEARRAQELTGDYAVVDQNQEFNENDQSNILAENKGKGESLC; from the coding sequence ATGTGCAAACAAGCAACACCAAATAATCCTCCCACAATGAAAGCCAATTCATCGAATGATCAACAAGCAAACAACAATGATGTGGATCTTCCCCATAGCTCGACCAAAACCCAAGAAACCGACATGTTCACTTGCTTGATCCCTAAAAACCCAACACTTCACCAACCACCAACAATCGAACCTCAAAAACCCAATAATATTCATCTCTCGCTTGTTGTTCAAGAATCCCTCTCCATAGCCAAAATAGCCTTACCGATGATCTTAACCGGGCTACTTCTCTACTCCCGGTCGATGATTTCGATGCTCTTCCTAGGACGGTTGGGGGACTTGGCCTTAGCAGGTGGTTCGTTGGCAGTCGGATTCGCTAACATCACCGGTTACTCAATCCTCTCCGGTTTAGCCATGGGAATGGAGCCCATATGTGGACAAGCCTTTGGAGCTAAGAAATACAAGATTCTTGGTCTTTCTTTGCAAAGAACTCTACTTTTACTATTTTTCGCTTCATTACCGATATCCATTTTGTGGTTAAACATGAAAAAGATTCTCCTCTTATGTGGACAAGATGAAGCAATTGCTACGCGAGCTCAAGAATATTTGTTCTATTCTTTGCCTGATCTGTTCGCTCAAGCTTTGTTGCATCCGCTAAGAATCTACCTGAGAACTCAGTCAATAACCATGCCTCTAACATTCTGCGCTGCGATTTCGGTTCTTTTGCATGTACCTATCAACTATCTCCTAGTTTCGAAGCTTAGTTTAGGCTTAAAGGGAGTTGCATTAAGCGGGGTTTGGACTAATATAAACCTCGTTCTGTTATTATTGGTCTATATACTATTTTCTGGAGTGTACAAAAGAACATGGGGAGGATTATCTATTGAATGCTTTAAGGGCTGGAAACCTCTTCTGAATCTAGCCATTCCAAGCTGCATTTCGGTCTGTCTCGAATGGTGGTGGTACGAAATAATGATCTTGCTATGTGGGCTGTTGCTCAATCCGAAAGCAACGGTTGCATCAATGGGAATACTTATTCAAACCACTGCATTAATCTATATATTCCCATCTTCACTCAGCTTCAGCGTGTCAACAAGAGTAGGTAATGAGATAGGAGCACGCAGGCCCGAAAAGGCAAAATTCGCTGCGGTTGTGGGGCTCTCCGGCAGCTTCATACTGGGCTTCTCCGCCCTGTTCTTTGTAGTATCGATAAGGAACATTTGGGCCAGAATGTTCACTCAGGATAAAGAGATAATCGCTTTGACATCTCTCGTTTTACCGATAATCGGACTCTGCGAGCTGGGGAACTGCCCGCAGACGACGGGCTGCGGGGTGTTGAGGGGCACGGCTCGACCTAAAGTCGGAGCAAACATCAACTTGGGATGCTTTTATCTGGTCGGAATGCCGGTGGCTGTGGGGTTAGCTTTCTACTGTAAACTGGATTTCGAGGGCCTCTGGTTCGGCCTTTTGGCGGCGCAAGCTTCATGTATGGTCACAATGATGATCGTGTTGCTTCGAACGGATTGGGAAATGGAGGCCCGAAGAGCACAAGAATTGACTGGAGACTACGCAGTTGTTGATCAAAACCAAGAGTTTAATGAAAATGATCAATCAAATATATTAGCAGAAAACAAGGGGAAGGGGGAGAGCTTGTGTTAA